The Acomys russatus chromosome 1, mAcoRus1.1, whole genome shotgun sequence genome has a window encoding:
- the Mfsd2b gene encoding sphingosine-1-phosphate transporter MFSD2B has translation MAVADRRPDRVAEPPHTLEPGSDNRDGHLSVCTKVCYGIGGVPNQVASSASAFYLQLFLLDVAQIPAAQVSLALVGGKVSGAVADPVAGFFINRSRRTGSGRLMPWALGCMPLIALAYFFLWFLPPFTSLRGLWYTTFYCLFQALATFFQVPYTALTMILTPSPRERDSATAYRMTMEMAGTLMGATVHGLIVSSAHGSQRCEDTVHPRSPAVSPDAARLYCIAAAVVALTYPVCGSLLCLGVKEQPAASAPASGEGLSFFTGLAITSRHPPYLNLVVSFLFISAAVQVEQSYLVLFCTHASRLQDHVQSLVLTILVSAVLSTPLWEWVLQRFGKRTSALGICVMVPFSILLAAVPSAPVAYVVAFVSGVSIAVSLLLPWSMLPDVVDDFQRQHHHGPGVETIFYSSYVFFTKLSGAGALGISTLSLEFAGYEAGACQQAEEVVVTLKVLIGAVPTCMILIGLCILLVGPAAKMPRQDASQLSLRRRTSYSLA, from the exons GACAACAGAGATGGTCACCTCTCAGTCTGTACAAAGGTGTGCTATGGCATTGGTGGGGTCCCCAACCAGGTGGCCTCCAGCGCCTCAGCCTTCTACCTGCAGCTCTTCCTACTTGATGTGGCACAG ATCCCCGCTGCCCAGGTGTCACTTGCCTTGGTCGGAGGGAAGGTGTCTGGGGCAGTTGCAGACCCTGTGGCTGGCTTCTTCATcaacagaagcagaaggacaGGATCTGGACGGCTAATGCCTTG GGCACTGGGCTGCATGCCCTTGATTGCACTGGCCTACTTCTTCCTGTGGTTCCTGCCCCCGTTTACCAGCCTGCGCGGGCTCTGGTATACCACCTTCTACTGCCTCTTCCAGGCCCTGGCTACG TTCTTCCAGGTACCCTATACGGCGCTCACTATGATCCTCACACCCAGCCCCAGGGAACGAGACTCTGCCACTGCATACC GGATGACCATGGAGATGGCAGGGACCCTGATGGGAGCCACTGTCCATGGGCTCATTGTGTCCAGCGCCCATGGGTCTCAGAGGTGTGAGGACACTGTGCACCCCAGAAGCCCTGCTGTCTCCCCAGATGCA GCTCGCCTCTATTGcattgctgctgctgtggttgcgTTGACTTACCCTGTATGTGGCAGTTTGCTGTGCCTAGGAGTGAAGGAGCAGCCAG CTGCTTCTGCCCCAGCCTCGGGTGAAGGCTTGAGCTTCTTTACAGGCCTGGCCATCACTTCCCGGCACCCACCCTACCTGAACCTGGTGGTCTCCTTCTTGTTCATCTCAGCTGCCGTCCAG GTGGAACAGAGCTACCTGGTCCTGTTCTGTACACACGCCTCCCGGCTACAAGATCATGTCCAGAGCTTGGTGCTAACCATCCTG GTCTCAGCCGTGCTGAGCACTCCACTGTGGGAGTGGGTTCTCCAGCGATTTGGGAAGAGGACATCTGCGCTTGGGATCTGT GTGATGGTGcctttttctatcttgttggctGCTGTGCCCTCTGCACCCGTGGCCTATGTTGTGGCCTTTGTCTCTGGCGTGAGCATTGCTGTGTCGTTGCTGCTGCCCTG GTCCATGCTGCCAGATGTGGTGGATGACTTCCAGCGGCAGCACCATCACGGCCCAGGCGTGGAGACTATCTTCTACTCATCCTATGTCTTCTTCACCAAGCTGTCAGGCGCAGGAGCCTTGGGCATCTCCACCCTCAGTTTGGA GTTTGCAGGGTATGAGGCAGGAGCCTGCCAGCAAGCAGAAGAAGTGGTGGTCACCCTCAAGGTCCTCATTGGTGCTGTGCCCACCTGTATGATCCTTATTGGTCTGTGCATCCTCCTGGTTGGCCCCGCTGCCAAGATGCCACGCCAGGACGCCTCCCAGCTAAGCCTTCGGAG gAGGACTAGTTACAGCCTCGCCTGA